In Pseudomonas oryzicola, one DNA window encodes the following:
- a CDS encoding helix-turn-helix domain-containing protein → MKVHEEIEGLAVLIRDLRKFKGLTLGELAQRIGRSVGFLSQVERGVSRPTVADLTAISEELGVSTAYFYKLDKPRELDWVTRPHERRTLHLAGGITDVLASPTISGAFSMLDSHLEPGASSGEEYLDDSSEQGCFVLEGELTVWLDGGEPVTLRASDSFQLQPHASFRYANLTDKPTRVLWVFS, encoded by the coding sequence ATGAAAGTGCACGAAGAGATCGAAGGCCTGGCCGTACTGATTCGCGACCTGCGCAAGTTCAAGGGCCTGACACTGGGCGAACTGGCTCAGCGCATTGGCCGTTCGGTCGGTTTTCTTTCCCAGGTCGAGCGGGGCGTCTCGCGGCCAACCGTGGCCGACCTCACCGCTATCAGCGAAGAACTCGGTGTCTCGACCGCCTATTTCTACAAACTGGACAAGCCTCGCGAGCTCGACTGGGTCACCCGGCCGCACGAGCGCCGTACACTTCATCTGGCCGGCGGCATCACCGATGTGCTGGCATCGCCCACCATATCGGGGGCGTTCTCCATGCTCGACAGCCACCTGGAGCCTGGCGCCAGCAGTGGTGAGGAGTACCTGGACGACAGCTCGGAACAAGGCTGTTTCGTGCTCGAAGGTGAACTGACCGTCTGGCTGGATGGCGGTGAGCCGGTAACGCTGCGCGCCAGTGACAGCTTCCAGCTGCAACCCCATGCCAGTTTTCGTTACGCCAACCTGACCGACAAGCCTACCCGGGTGCTCTGGGTGTTCAGCTGA